The region TAAGGATTTAATTGCTCAGTTTAAAATTGTGAGCACTATATTATAATAGTTGATATAATTTTTGAGACCAATAACATCAAATATttgtctaaaaaaaaaattaatttaagtcAAGTGAGTAAGTATCAATATATGTTGTGGTATCTCTCTACTATTTTTTACTAtattataaaccaattatgtgTTTCACTATGTGAAATCAACAAGAAGTATCTTCTTTTGCCACACTTCATGAATTTTAAGAAATTAACCCatcaaagaagaagaataaaaagacTATTTGATTAGATAAGAATAATTAAAGAAGCAATAAATTGTATCATATCTATTGTTAACATTAATGGCAAGACTCATTCCTTACCTTACATAATAATTCTCATATCCAATATAGAGCTTTGGTTTTTCcaaaaattatttatgttttaaaattaGTTATCGAACCATGAACAATAACAATACCCTATCATAACATCGATTCTTGAAAATAAGATAAAATGTGGtacttttaaaaaaatagttGGGCTGGTAGGCCCAAATAGAACTTAGGCCCATTGAGTTTTAGTGGTTGTCAGTCAGTGAGTCGGCCACAGGAGACAAAACCAGCCACTCAATTAGTCCGGTTGGGACAATGAcataactacaacaaaataaaagAGAGTCCCAACAGTTTGGCTTTCGATTTTGCAGAAAACGAATCCATTTTCGAATcagtaagaagaagaagaagaaaactataTCGGAGATTGTTTGTTGTAGTAATGGAGTCACCGTTCAGGGATGTTATAATGAAAGGTAAGGTGGCTTTGATAACAGGAGGAGCATCTGGAATTGGGTTTGAGATATCGACCCAGTTCGGCAAACATGGAGCTTCCATTGCCATTATGGGACGAAGAAAACAAGTCATTGACTCTGCTGTCTCTGCTCTTCGATCACTTGGAATTTCGGtactttttcttcttcaatcaaTGCCTTTGTTTTATTGCTGAAAAACGAAGTGCTTTTGTCTTTGTTTGTAATGATGTTTGGTTGATGAGAGAAAGTGGAGAAAGAAATAGAATTTATTCACTTTGATTGATTTTATATGTACCCATCTCAAAGATTTGGGGGAAAAAACATGTGTTTAGTGCATTgattctgattgagttgtttaacTTGCTTTGGTTTTACATAGTTTTTGGTTTACATATGAATGGATTTCAAGAGACCTTGAAGGGTCTATTTGATGACTGATTTATTTCAATTGGGTTggatttgtttgttttatgtgtgtCTGAATTTTGAGTGGAAGGTACTATTTATTTGATAGATAATGCCTCGTTATCTAGCCTAAATGAACATCTAACCTTGAGCTGCTCGGTTTAGACATTTCAAATGTTTTGATCATGTAGATTTGTATCAGCTCAAAAATATATACTTCACTGTTTTCTgtttcaatctttttttttctcAGGCTGTTGGTTTTCAAGGGGATGTTCGTAAGCAAGAAGATGCAAAAAGAGTTGTTGAATCAACTTTTGAGCATTTTGGGAGGCTTGACATTCTTGTCAACTCCGCAGCTGGAAATTTCCTTGTTTCACCAGAGGATTTGTCCCCTAATGGATTTCGAACAGGTTGAGTGTTGTTACAGTCCATTATTCTTTGTTCAtctttgtgatttctgtgtttGGAGTTCTCATTAACCTCAACCGTTTCTTACGGATGGAGCAATAAAAAATTCTAGATCAAGTTAGAAACTGAGGAAAGCTTTTATTAGGTGCTAGGGAACTCAAAATTTATTGGTTGAGAAAGTTAACATTTATCTTTCAATTCAAAATAAAGTTGGTATTGAATTTCAGGCATTATAACTGCTTTATCTAGATCACTATTGTATTTTCAGAAACAGTTATTGTTCACCTGAGAGTTGAGAAAACCATTCTTGTAACTCTTCACTAAACGGTCATTAAACAACCGAAATATGAATAAATTGGAACTTACATTGTCTATCCCTTGCAGTTCTGGACATTGATTCAGTTGGTACATTCACAATGTGCCATGAGGCACTAAAGTATCTGAAGAAAGGAGGGCCGGGAAGGAGCTCATCTGGTGGTGGATTGATATTGAACATCAGTGCTACTTTACATTATACAGCTGCTTGGTATCAAATCCATGTAGCAGCAGCCAAGGTTAGTTCAACTTCCATATGTTTTAGAAGTCACATaacattttatattatatatacatgttGAAGTTGTTTCTAATTTTGTGCTTCTATAGGCAGCTGTTGATGCCACTACAAGAAACTTGGCATTGGAATGGGGAACTGACTATGATATTAGGGTCAATGGGATAGGACCTGGTCCTATTGGTGATACTCCGGGACTGAGTAAACTTGCACCCGATGAGATAAGAAACAATAGTAGAGAGTACATGCCGTTGTATAAAGTAGGAGAGAAATGGGACATTGCTATGGCTGCTGTTTATCTTGCTTCAGACGCAGGTTGGTATCTCATTCTACAAACCACTTAATGAGTCATATTTGCACAGAAAATTCGATAGTTATTGGGTTTTGCaatggtattttttttataagagtCCCACATCGAATAGAAGTGGGAAAACTATAGTCATGTTTGGTATGCATGAATCATTTTTGGAAATGGAATGACAAATACCATTCCAATGTTTGGTTTGCAATTTAAGCTAATACTAATTTCTCAATGGAATAAGAATCCCACTAATGGAAGCTCTAAAACCACTTGAATAGCTATTCCTTTCCTATGGTAAACCaaacataataatttttaatctattaataatttcaaaattcaaccaaacaatagAATACAAAATTTATTACTATTTTAATATTATTCTCATTCCTATGCATggattttaacacttgttatgaACATTCTTCCCCAGGATTCTTCTTGATGCTCTTGAGTGTTTTCTGTTGTTCATTGAAAAGCTTTAATTCAGTTTTGCCAACCATGTAGGTAAATACATAAATGGAACTACCCTTGTTGTTGATGGAGGACTTTGGCTGAGCCGCCCCCGCCATCTAGCGAAGGAGGCAGTCAGGCAGATTTCAAGATCTGTGGAAAAGAGGTCTAGGGATGCACCATTAGTCCCAAGGAGCAAGATGTAAGACTACATAGTAAAAGATTAGATGTGATTATTGTTGGGTGTATAAACCCAATGCTATGCAAAACTTTGAATTATGTAATAAATTAATCTAAACATGTTGtgagacttttttttttcttgcatcTTAGTTCGTTTTGTTAGATTATGTTTTCAGTTTTATGGTTGGCAGCTTGATTTGAGAGTTCAAGACTCAAGAATCaagattaattttatttaaagcTTTTCGCTTATTAATAATAGAAATGTTCAAAAAAACCAAATCTAGATATAAAATCTATCTGATTTGGTGAATTCATTCATCTTTGATTATATTGGCAAATGGCAAATGGCAAATGGCAAATTAGACAATCTTGAAGAAAACCAAAAGCCCTCTGAAAATGCAGAAATGCAAATTGGCCAAGCATAATAGATAGCAGAGTTTGACAAAAGCTCCAAACGGGAAAGGACGTGAAAATGATTGCACTTGAACAAAGTATATATATCTATGTCTTACTCTTTCCAGAGCACCGTTGATAACATAATCATTGTGTAATAATCAAACATTCGAGATTATCATTATTCTTCTCAAAAACTTAAAATTGACTCACACCtgaaatgccaataatcagatggCAGCATAGTGTTGAGAACAAAGAAAGTAAAAGTTAGGAACCCAACTAAATTTGTGAACCTTAAAATGGGTTACCACCCCAGCGTTCTGCTCTTTCCTCTTTCAGTTGCCTCACTGCTTCTTTAATTTTGGGGTTAAAGAATCTGTCATGAACATATTTTTTTTCCTCAGCTTGTATCTCTTTGATGGCACTTGGGTATGGATTAGGAGGTGGCTTCTTCCCTTGGATACGCGAAATTTGCTTCAACCTAGCGTAAGCCTTCTTCTTAGCCTTCTTCTCTGACAGATACTCCATCTGTATACCCCCAAGAATCAGTAATCAACATAGAACATATTGAATAAGTACGTTTACATGTGTAAAAGAGACATTAAAAGTGAGAATTCGAAAGAATAGTTACATCTGCAATTGCCATTGCTGCATCCTCACTAACTCCTTGCTCCTTCAACTCCAGAATACGCCAACCAAATAAACGAGCCGGAGGTGGATCGAAACTACAAAAACTGTTCAAGAACAAAGCAACAAATACTTAAAGTCTATTCATTCACTTCAGAACTATCCTATCATTCACAAAATTTGACTACAAATTCTACCAAAAAAATACTACAAATTGGGTTATGCAAAACTAAGCTAAGTGTCTGAAATTATTAGTTAACGACAATGAATTGATTTACCATGAGAAAAAACAGTTATAGCAAAGCAATTAGAAAAAGGGTATGATGGAAAATTAAGTTTGTGAATATGTAGAGAGAGATTATAACTTGTTTTTAAACTAAGCTTCCCACCTAATCCTACACTATGTGGGGATCAAAAAACTCTTAACAATTGCTACGTAAGTGCTCAGTAGGGTCTCGAACCTCAGACATTGTGGGAGAGAATCACATGTCTGAATATTTGAGTTACCCCTCTTGAATAAAATGTAGAGAGAGGTTTTGATGAAGCAAAATTACTTGAAGGCTTCTTCGTGTTTGGAATCTGGATGTTTCTTGTAGAACTTGTTGGTATAAACATCTTCTGGGAGAGTGATTGTCTTTACTTTACCGTCACTACGAGGAAATGTTGGAGGTGGTGCCCTAAGACATCGAAATCAGGTACAGAAAATTTCATTAAACAaggaaagaaaaattaagaatataaataaaaaatcatgaGAAAATAGGACTAACTGTTCCATTGCTTTGAGCCAACGAGGCTCCGCCATGGCCAAACCCTTGACAAGCTTTCTGGTTTTCGTAAGCAAATCTCCCTTCATGAAAGACATGGCTGCCGCCCTTGGGATTTTCCTTTCTCCCACGTCCTTACTGAATTGTTAAACTCCAGAACATAAAGGAGCTCTATAAGAGTCAAAATGAGTTTAAAACGACATTGTTATGGTCAATCCAGATTAGGGATACACAATGGCCAGGTTGGGAAGATTGGTTTATCTATAGCAATTCTTGGATTAGaatatcaaacaaataatcaagttgtaaattattttataatttatcaACTCTAAAATCGTTTACatcataatatattttatatgaaTTTCAAAGCATATTACATATCATTAGGATAATGATATGTAATCAACAATCCTAATAAAAAATTGCCAAATATCCAACCTATGCTTACTAATTTTTTTCTCTTCTACATCATCCATTTCATTATCATCatcagaaatatctttttctaTATCAGCAGTAGGAATGGCAATTTGGTTTATCCATGATTCAACCTAACTAATAGAATTATTTTCTGTCAATGAGTAGAATCATCATGCAATTATATTCAATCAGAAATTATATTCATTATGAATTATAAATCAAAAGAAAAGACTATGAGAAACAGAGCAAAAAAGCAACACCATCATCTTCAATAAGTTCAGAATAACATGACAAGTCCTCAATAATAGATCAAATAAGAACTAAACCAAGAGGAACAAGAACTGTAATCAAAATTATGTCCATGAAAAAGAGAAATAACTGAACAAATACAACAGAATctctaaaaaaacaaaaacaaaaaaatcttCAAAACATTATGATGTAATATTAGTAATGAACCATATTAAACAGAGAAATGAAaaggaaatttaaaaaaaaaacttccgTACCGTGGCTGAGGAAGAGGATGGTGGAGATTCCGGCGAGATAGCGTGGCCGGGGAGTGAGGGAGACGGAGGAAGAAGATGGTGGAGGAGAGGGTGGCCGGAGATGGCTCAGAGCTGAGAGATTTCAGCCGTTCTCTTGGAGCGAGGGTGAGTGGGGTGAGTGACCTAGTTTGAGTTGTTGGGCTTAAGTTTGGGCTATAAAatatatggtatttttctaaactAAAATATATATGGTATTTTTCTCGTAAAATGTTTTAAAACCAATTATTTTATGAAAGAATGATGATATGTGATCACATAAATTACTTACAAATACTATACACACTTACGTGGCAATTATCTCAaacaattatatttatttaaaataagttCCGTTAAGTAAAATTTGATTTGCCACATAAATCTGTGTAGGATTTGAGTGTAATTTGTGTGTGCACATATTATTTCTTGTTATGAAATTACTAATTTTACAAAATTGT is a window of Humulus lupulus chromosome 4, drHumLupu1.1, whole genome shotgun sequence DNA encoding:
- the LOC133829889 gene encoding peroxisomal 2,4-dienoyl-CoA reductase [(3E)-enoyl-CoA-producing]-like — its product is MESPFRDVIMKGKVALITGGASGIGFEISTQFGKHGASIAIMGRRKQVIDSAVSALRSLGISAVGFQGDVRKQEDAKRVVESTFEHFGRLDILVNSAAGNFLVSPEDLSPNGFRTVLDIDSVGTFTMCHEALKYLKKGGPGRSSSGGGLILNISATLHYTAAWYQIHVAAAKAAVDATTRNLALEWGTDYDIRVNGIGPGPIGDTPGLSKLAPDEIRNNSREYMPLYKVGEKWDIAMAAVYLASDAGKYINGTTLVVDGGLWLSRPRHLAKEAVRQISRSVEKRSRDAPLVPRSKM
- the LOC133829890 gene encoding uncharacterized protein LOC133829890 encodes the protein MSFMKGDLLTKTRKLVKGLAMAEPRWLKAMEQAPPPTFPRSDGKVKTITLPEDVYTNKFYKKHPDSKHEEAFNFCSFDPPPARLFGWRILELKEQGVSEDAAMAIADMEYLSEKKAKKKAYARLKQISRIQGKKPPPNPYPSAIKEIQAEEKKYVHDRFFNPKIKEAVRQLKEERAERWGGNPF